CCGCCGCGACGACACGGAGACCGAGCGCCCCCTCGTCGTGAAAGAAGACCCCGACGGCAAAAGCTCGGCCGACGACTTTGAACGACTCAGCAACATCTCCGAGCAGTACGGCGAATCGTGGGACGCAAACATGTCCGAGGGGTCCAGCTCGTTCGCCCGGCAGCGGGTCGCCTCTACGGGCGGCGAGCGCGACGCGAAGATCGACGCGATGGCGAACACCCAGGCGCGGACCGCGTCGCTCTACGACCAACTGATCGCGCAGTGGCACCTGACTGACGCCCCGGTCGAGCAGATGGCGTTGGGCGATTACCTGATCGGCCAGATCGACGCCGACGGCTACCTGCGCACCCCCGACGACGAGTTGATGCAGCAGGCCCCGCCCGACACAACGGAGACCGAACTCGCCGATGCGATCGAGCGCCTGCAGCTCACGCTCGAGCCGCCAGGGCTTGGGGCGCGGGACCTGCGCGGCTGCCTGCTGCTGCAGATCGATGCCCGGCTGGCCGAGGAGCCGGAACGCGACCTGTCGCTCGAACGCCAGCTCGTCGATGGCTACCTCAAAGAGATCGAGCTCAACCGATACCCGAAGATCGCCAAGTCGCTGGACCGCGGCATGGAAGAGATCAAGCAGGCGGTCTTGCACCTGCGCCAGTTCCACCCGCACCCGGGCCGGCTGCTCGCCAGCGACGAGGTGCGGTCGATCACGCCCGACGCCGTCATCGAGTACGACGAGGAGCAGGACGCCTACACCGCAAAGCTGACCAACGGGATGCTGCCGCCGCTGACGATCAGCCGGGAGTACGAAGACCTCGCGAAAGACAAGCAGCAGGACAAGAAGACGCGCGACTTCGTGATGAAGAACCTGAGCAGCGCGAAGTGGCTGATCGAAGCGATCCAGCAGCGCAGCACGACGCTATTGCGCGTGATCGGCGTCGTGGTGCAGGCCCAGCGCGACTACTTCGACCAGGGCGCGCAGGCGCTGCGCCCGCTGCCGATGACGACGGTCGCCGACCAGTTGGGCGTCCACGTCGCGACGGTCAGCCGGGCGGTGAGCGAGAAGTACCTCCAGACCCCGCGCGGGATCCTGCCCCTGCGGATGTTCTTCTCGGGCGGCACGGAATCCGAGGACGGCGAGCAAGTCGCGTGGGGCGCGATCCAGGCGAAGCTCAAGCAGATCGTCGATGAAGAGGATAAGACCCAGCCGATGACGGACGACCAGCTCGTCGATGCGCTGAAAGAAAAAGGCATCGAGATCGCACGGCGGACGGTCGCGAAGTACCGCAAGGTGCTGAACATCCCGCCGGGGCGTCAGCGGCGTGAGTATTGAGCGCAGGTTGTTTTACTTTAACGAGAGCAATAATCGCGTTGATACGCAACGCCGGTTCCGGTTCCCGACAAGTCCATTACACGCATGCATCCAGCGTTGCGTAGCAACGTGGCTATCGATGCAAGTAGTCATTGACAACTTCAATGCGGCATCGGGAACCGCTTGCAGAGGTCGAGCACTTTCGCGTTGGCGGATTTGATCTTCGCTTCGTCGCCGCCGCTGTTGATGACGTCGACGATGATTGCCCCGACCTCGCGGATGGCGTCGGCGTCGAGGCCGCGCGTCGTCAGTGCGGGCGTGCCCAGGCGGACGCCCGAGGTCTGGAACGGGCTGCGCTCGTCGCGGGAGACGGTGTTCTTGTTGGTGATGATGCCGGCGTCGGCGAGCCACTGCGCCGCCATCTTGCCCGTGACGTCGGGGTGGCTTGGCCGCAGGTCGATGAGCGCGAGGTGGTTTTCCGTCCCGCCGGTCGCGAGGGTGAGCCCGCCGGCGACGAGCACCTCGGCGAGCGCCTTGGCGTTGGTCACGACGTCGGCGGCGTACTGCTTGAACGCGGGCTTGAGGTTTTCGCCGAAGTTCACGGCCTTGGCGGCGATGATGTGCATCAGCGGGCCGCCCTGTGTGCCCGGGAAGATGGCCTTGTCGATCTTCTTGGCGAGGTCTTCATCGTTCGTCAGGATCAGCCCCCCGCGTGGGCCGCGCAGCGTCTTGTGCGTCGTCGTCGTCACGACGTCGCACTGCGGGAACGGCGAGGGGTGCGCCCCGCCCGCGACGAGCCCGGCGATGTGGGCCATATCGCACAAGAGCAGCGCGCCGCACTTGTCCGCGATCGCGCGGAAGCGATCGAAATCGATCACGCGGGGGTAGGCGGAGTAGCCACAGATCAGCAGCTTGGGCTTGTGTTCCATGCAGACTTTTTCGACGGCGTCGTAGTCGATGTAGCCCGCATCATCGCGCGACTCGTCGTAGACCAGCGGGTAGTGCACGGGGTTGAACCATTTGCCGGACATGGCGACCTTGCTGCCGTGCGTCAGGTGTCCGCCCTCGCTGAGTTCGATCGAGCAGAACGTATCGCCGGGCTCAAGGAGCGCGTAGAACACGGCGGTGTTGGCGTTCGCGCCCGAGTGGGCTTGGACGTTGGCGTAGTTGCAGCCGAAGAGCTGCTTGGCGCGTTCGATGGCGAGGGTCTCGACTTCGTCGTAGTAGTCGCAGCCCGAGTAGTAGCGCTTGCCGGGGTAGCCCTCGGCGTACTTGTTGGTCATGTTCGAGCCGCAGGCGGCCATCACGGCGGGCGAGGTGTGGTTCTCGCTGGCGATCATCTCGAGCGTGTTTTCCTGGCGTTCGCCTTCCTGCGCGATGAGGCGTGCGACCTCGGGGTCGGCGGCGGCGATCGGGTCGTTGGCGAGGATCGAGGGGGTCATGTCGGGCTCCGCGGGTGCGCGTCGAAGGGGGTGGATCACGATACAGGACCGGGATTCTACCGGGGAAACGCGGGCCGCGAGGTGGCGGAGGCGGGTGTATTGCGCGGCGCGGCCGTGTGTTAGCGCCGGCCGGCCGTATCGCCCGTATCCGTCGCGGGTATCGGGGCGGGCGGGATGAGCATCGTCTGCGGGCCCATCGCGATGGCGAGCCCGGCGTGGGTGATCGCGGCGCGGCGTGGGTCGAGTGGGCCGTGGACCGGGCCCAGCGTGTAGGTGTGTTCCAGCAGGCCGCTGGCCCGAGAGATCAGATCGATGCGGTACGACACATGCTGGCCTTGGGCGAGCAGCAGGTCGGGGTTGCCCGCGGCATCGATCGATGCGATGAGCGCGACGCGCGAGTTGCCGGCGAGCGCCTGGTGCACCGCACCGCCGCCGACACGCGGGGCATCGCGCCAGCGCACCTTGCCATCGGGTGCAATCGCGACGACGCCGTGCGCCCCGAACACGACGAGCCCATCACCCATGCGTCGCATCTCGGCATCGCCCGCCCCGCCTTCGAGCGCGATACGGAATCGCGAGATCACCGAAGCCGGCTCGTCGAGACGCATGACCTGCACCATCCCCGCAGTGTTCTCGACCGCAACCACACCGCCATGCGCAAGGCCGTTGGGTGTCGCCGGCTTGTCGCTCAAAGTCTGCTGCCACTGCGTCTCGCCGGTTGCTGCATCGAAAACAGTGACACGCGCGCCGCGCTGACCGACCGCGACCAGCCGGCCCGCATCGAGCCCGATCACCTGTGGCCTAAAACCGACATGAAGATCGACACGATCGAGCACCGGGCTGCCCGTGTAAAGATCAAGCAGCACGAGCTTGCCGCGGCTCAGATCGATCTCGGGCCCGAGGATGCCCGCGACCACGAGCGTCCACGGGTCGACCGCGACAGCAGTCACGCTCGGCACACCGGTCTCCACCGACCAGCGCACCGCGCCACGGTATCGGTCGACACCGACGACACGTCCCGAGCGGGCGGTGAAGCAGATCACCGACGGCCCGACACTGACAAACGGGAGCTCTTCGGGGAGGACACGCCCGACATTCGCTTGGCCAGCATGTACCCCCTCGGGCTCTTCGCTCAACACGCTCAGATCAGTAGGCTGGTCCCACAAAATCTCGCCCGTCGCGCTGTCCAGCGCAACAAGTCGCTGCGCATCGACCGACCACACAAGCACTTGGCCCTGGTCGTCGGCGAGTACGTACAACTGCCGACCCGGAACGGGGACGGACCATGCGGCCGCACGGCCCGACGCATCCATGAGCGCGACGCTGCCTTCGGCGGTGTGGATCAGCAGCGCGCCGTTGAGTGCCTCGGGATTCAGACCCGGCGGCGGCAGCAACAACCGGCCCGGTATGACGACCGGGTCGGCCAACGCCACAGGCGGGTCGAGCGCACCGTCGGCATGCGCATCCATCGCAAGAAACACCGACCGCCACTGCTCGATCGTCGTCGGCTCACCGCCACGCTCAGGCTGGACCTGGGCACCCTCGCGTGCAAGACGAGTCAGGAGCGACATCGCTTCGTCCCGGCGGTTGGATCCCTCGTAGTAGACCAATAGCGCCCCCGCCGCAGCCCGCCGCTGGTCGTCGGTCATCGCGCTGGCGAGCGCCTGCTGATACTGACTCAATGCGCCGATCGGCTGGCCCTCGGCCTCCAAGCGCTCGGCCGCCGTCAATAATGCACGCGAAGCAGACAGCGCTAAGGGGTAACGCTGCGCGATCCGAGACAGCGAGTCGGGGTCGGCTGCGCCCGTCGCCAATAGCGTTTCGAGTTCCTGTTTCGCCAGCGCGTCATAGCGCTGGTAGATGCCTCGGCCGTGCTCGTTTACGAGCGCAACCAAGGCGCGCTGGGCCGTCCCCCCCGCCGGGCTACTCGCCGACGAATCCACCGGGCTGTAGGCCGCCGCCGCCAGCGCGGGGATCGACCATCACCGACTGGTAATGGCGCACCGCCTGCTCATAACCACCGACCGCGACGAGGTGGCTGCCGCGCTCGATGTGGTACGCGGCCGACTGCGTCGCCGACTGCGCGGCTTGGGCCATGAAGTCGAACAGCCGACCGCGCAGGGCATCACTCGCCGGCGACTCGGCACCCGCCATCGTGCGCATACCCTCGAAGACGCGGCCGCCTTCCTGCTGCGCCTCCGCGACGCCCATACGTTCGATCGCGGCCAGTGCAAAACCGAGCCCTTCGATCACGGTGTCGTCTTGCTCGCCCCGCGCCAGCGCGAGGAACGCCAGCGACATCCCCGGGCCCGCATCGGCGGGGTGGCGCTCGACGCGCCGGACCAGACGGGCGTACGCACCGTCCCAGCTCATGTACGACTGCAATGAGCCGTTCGCCGCGACGAGCACCTCGGTATCGAGCGCCGCGATGTTGCCTGTCATCGCATCGACCTCCGTGATCACCGTGCCGTCGCTGAGCCCAAGCACCGTCAGCCCCTGCACGGTCGGGATCATGACAAACTGTTTCGTCGCCGCGCCCTGCCCGCGCGGCTCTGCGCCCTGCGCCAGCGGATGCACCCACTTGACCTCACCGGCGTCGCCATCCCACAGCACGACGTAGGCCCGCGAGACAATCACCGCGCTGCCGTCGGCGTCGAGCACGTACAGCGCCCCCCGAAGACGCACATCGTCCTCCATCGTCCGCAGGATTCGGCCACTCGCCGGGTCGAGCAGGAAAAGCTGCTGGTCGTAGAGCGACAGCTGTACCACGAGACCTGCAGGCGTCATCACCGGCGCGCCGTGCATGCCCTCATTGCTCAGCGTCAGCCGATTGCCCCGCCGGGCACGGTCGTCAGCCAGGACGCGCAACCAGCGGTACGCCCCACTGTGGACGTCGATCGATGCGGCCACCGCGAGCTGGTCGGTGAGGTAGAGCGTATCGCCGTCGAGCAACAGCTGAGGCGTGACACGCCCCGCAGCCGGGCTGTGGAGCACCTGGACCAGCGCGATATGCCGGAACCAATGCAGCCGGCCGTTACCCGCATCAAAAGCAGCGAGCCAAGTCGTGTGCAGCCCGGTCACACTCGTCTTGCGCACCAGCACAAACACTTTCCCCTGCGCCGCGACGGGCGTGCCGACGAAGTGCGTCTGCAGCAGGGCGCTCTGCACGCCGCGCATACCCAGTTCCAGCAGCGGCTCATCCTCAGCAATCTCTCCTGACTGCCGGCTCCAGACCGCCTGACCTGTCTGCGGGTCGAGACACACCAAGACATTGGGCGGCACGACCTCGGCCCCGCCGCGGCCCTGGCCGCCGCGACATGCGCCCAGCACACCGAACACGTGCCCGCGCGAGACCACGACACCGCGCGTGTCCGGCCACTCTGGCAGATTCATCGCAAAACCGGGCCCGCGCCCGACCTCTTCGGGGTAGGCCCAGAGCTGCTGACCCGACGCACGGTCGAGCGAAAACACCTGCTCGCCGGAGTTGACCAGCACCTGCTCGCCGTAAGCGACCGGCAACGAGCGCAGCCCGTCGAAGCTCGATCGCGATCGTCCCGGCTGCGTGGCCATCGGCGTATCCCAGAGCGGGACCGACAGCCCCTGCGGCGCAGGGCCCGCGTCAACAAGGCCGCCGAGATCCCCGGCCGCCGGCAGCGACAGCTTCGATTGGAATTGAACCAGCCGATCTGCCTGCGCGGCATCGGTCAGACGCAGTAGGTCCACCATCGCGCCGGCTTCGTCGTCATCGCCACGCAGCGCCGCACAGACACCGCGCAGGTACACCACACGCCCGCCCAACTCGGACTGGTCCGGGTGCCGCGCAAGCTCATGCATCAAGGCCGACGCCGCGGCGATATCACCGCGCTCGAGCAGCCGACCCGCCAGCGCAAGCCCCGCCTCCAGGCCCGCCCGTGTCATGCCGTAACGGCGGTACGCTTCGCGCAACGCAACTAATGACGTCGCGTTTGCCGCAGCATCTTCCT
The sequence above is a segment of the Phycisphaeraceae bacterium D3-23 genome. Coding sequences within it:
- a CDS encoding PQQ-binding-like beta-propeller repeat protein, giving the protein MRRIVVAGSACVLALVLAPSALAQSDSVTIDDQPTTEQNLARINDLRRASRHDDAADLLQELIDGARFKLVAVDGGLYIDAELWARRELSRDPALLSAYRERFTASAERALALAQEDAAANATSLVALREAYRRYGMTRAGLEAGLALAGRLLERGDIAAASALMHELARHPDQSELGGRVVYLRGVCAALRGDDDEAGAMVDLLRLTDAAQADRLVQFQSKLSLPAAGDLGGLVDAGPAPQGLSVPLWDTPMATQPGRSRSSFDGLRSLPVAYGEQVLVNSGEQVFSLDRASGQQLWAYPEEVGRGPGFAMNLPEWPDTRGVVVSRGHVFGVLGACRGGQGRGGAEVVPPNVLVCLDPQTGQAVWSRQSGEIAEDEPLLELGMRGVQSALLQTHFVGTPVAAQGKVFVLVRKTSVTGLHTTWLAAFDAGNGRLHWFRHIALVQVLHSPAAGRVTPQLLLDGDTLYLTDQLAVAASIDVHSGAYRWLRVLADDRARRGNRLTLSNEGMHGAPVMTPAGLVVQLSLYDQQLFLLDPASGRILRTMEDDVRLRGALYVLDADGSAVIVSRAYVVLWDGDAGEVKWVHPLAQGAEPRGQGAATKQFVMIPTVQGLTVLGLSDGTVITEVDAMTGNIAALDTEVLVAANGSLQSYMSWDGAYARLVRRVERHPADAGPGMSLAFLALARGEQDDTVIEGLGFALAAIERMGVAEAQQEGGRVFEGMRTMAGAESPASDALRGRLFDFMAQAAQSATQSAAYHIERGSHLVAVGGYEQAVRHYQSVMVDPRAGGGGLQPGGFVGE
- a CDS encoding PQQ-binding-like beta-propeller repeat protein; protein product: MVALVNEHGRGIYQRYDALAKQELETLLATGAADPDSLSRIAQRYPLALSASRALLTAAERLEAEGQPIGALSQYQQALASAMTDDQRRAAAGALLVYYEGSNRRDEAMSLLTRLAREGAQVQPERGGEPTTIEQWRSVFLAMDAHADGALDPPVALADPVVIPGRLLLPPPGLNPEALNGALLIHTAEGSVALMDASGRAAAWSVPVPGRQLYVLADDQGQVLVWSVDAQRLVALDSATGEILWDQPTDLSVLSEEPEGVHAGQANVGRVLPEELPFVSVGPSVICFTARSGRVVGVDRYRGAVRWSVETGVPSVTAVAVDPWTLVVAGILGPEIDLSRGKLVLLDLYTGSPVLDRVDLHVGFRPQVIGLDAGRLVAVGQRGARVTVFDAATGETQWQQTLSDKPATPNGLAHGGVVAVENTAGMVQVMRLDEPASVISRFRIALEGGAGDAEMRRMGDGLVVFGAHGVVAIAPDGKVRWRDAPRVGGGAVHQALAGNSRVALIASIDAAGNPDLLLAQGQHVSYRIDLISRASGLLEHTYTLGPVHGPLDPRRAAITHAGLAIAMGPQTMLIPPAPIPATDTGDTAGRR
- a CDS encoding serine hydroxymethyltransferase, with product MTPSILANDPIAAADPEVARLIAQEGERQENTLEMIASENHTSPAVMAACGSNMTNKYAEGYPGKRYYSGCDYYDEVETLAIERAKQLFGCNYANVQAHSGANANTAVFYALLEPGDTFCSIELSEGGHLTHGSKVAMSGKWFNPVHYPLVYDESRDDAGYIDYDAVEKVCMEHKPKLLICGYSAYPRVIDFDRFRAIADKCGALLLCDMAHIAGLVAGGAHPSPFPQCDVVTTTTHKTLRGPRGGLILTNDEDLAKKIDKAIFPGTQGGPLMHIIAAKAVNFGENLKPAFKQYAADVVTNAKALAEVLVAGGLTLATGGTENHLALIDLRPSHPDVTGKMAAQWLADAGIITNKNTVSRDERSPFQTSGVRLGTPALTTRGLDADAIREVGAIIVDVINSGGDEAKIKSANAKVLDLCKRFPMPH
- the rpoN gene encoding RNA polymerase factor sigma-54, with translation MRLDTGQHLRMDQRMKLDPRMIQSMEILQMSTPALEERIEQELASNPTLELAQGGADPEAIKREQEQARRDDTETERPLVVKEDPDGKSSADDFERLSNISEQYGESWDANMSEGSSSFARQRVASTGGERDAKIDAMANTQARTASLYDQLIAQWHLTDAPVEQMALGDYLIGQIDADGYLRTPDDELMQQAPPDTTETELADAIERLQLTLEPPGLGARDLRGCLLLQIDARLAEEPERDLSLERQLVDGYLKEIELNRYPKIAKSLDRGMEEIKQAVLHLRQFHPHPGRLLASDEVRSITPDAVIEYDEEQDAYTAKLTNGMLPPLTISREYEDLAKDKQQDKKTRDFVMKNLSSAKWLIEAIQQRSTTLLRVIGVVVQAQRDYFDQGAQALRPLPMTTVADQLGVHVATVSRAVSEKYLQTPRGILPLRMFFSGGTESEDGEQVAWGAIQAKLKQIVDEEDKTQPMTDDQLVDALKEKGIEIARRTVAKYRKVLNIPPGRQRREY